From one Paenibacillus sp. FSL K6-1330 genomic stretch:
- a CDS encoding Gfo/Idh/MocA family oxidoreductase, translating to MKTLTAVLLGAGSRGRYIYGPYAEKFPNELKFVAVAEPDDERRQRFAEIHQITEEHVYNSWEKAFEQGKIADVMIISTLDRMHYIPAMKALELGYHVMLEKPMSPNVQECIELEQASLKHKRLLVVTHVLRYSPFWSGIKKCIEDGELGAIGTIQLTENVGYHHMVHSYVRGNWRNSEETSPMILAKSCHDLDIISWLMDEPCTAVSSFGSLLHFKAENAPEGATDRCIDGCEAERECAFSAIKMYLEQPADHWARYMTHDLSQEGIIRALKEGPFGRCVYRCDNNVVDHQVVNMEFATGANANFIMSGLTKSATRRVQIMGTQGEIIGDMDKGSFILYRYATGEEIEIKCSVQGDGHGGGDERMVGSFLKNVHKFDRNPSQGLTSATASLQSHLIAFASERSRLEQGRSIKLTEMYEKEEAGV from the coding sequence TTGAAGACATTAACAGCTGTACTATTAGGCGCAGGCAGTAGAGGAAGATACATCTATGGACCGTATGCGGAAAAATTTCCGAATGAGCTGAAGTTTGTTGCCGTAGCCGAGCCGGATGATGAACGCAGACAACGTTTTGCAGAGATTCATCAAATCACTGAAGAACACGTTTACAATTCGTGGGAAAAAGCATTCGAGCAGGGGAAAATAGCCGACGTGATGATCATCTCCACGCTTGATCGGATGCATTATATCCCAGCAATGAAAGCGCTGGAGCTTGGCTACCATGTCATGCTAGAGAAGCCGATGTCACCAAATGTGCAGGAATGTATAGAACTGGAGCAAGCTTCACTTAAGCATAAGCGTTTGCTGGTGGTCACGCATGTGCTTCGCTATTCCCCGTTCTGGTCGGGCATCAAGAAATGCATCGAGGATGGGGAACTGGGCGCAATCGGCACCATTCAGCTGACCGAAAACGTAGGCTATCACCATATGGTTCATAGCTACGTACGCGGCAATTGGCGCAATTCCGAGGAAACAAGCCCGATGATTTTGGCCAAGTCCTGCCATGACCTGGACATCATCTCCTGGCTGATGGATGAGCCGTGCACAGCGGTCAGCTCCTTTGGCTCATTGCTGCATTTTAAAGCCGAGAACGCGCCCGAGGGTGCAACGGACCGCTGCATCGATGGTTGCGAAGCGGAGAGGGAATGTGCCTTTTCGGCGATTAAAATGTATTTGGAGCAACCTGCCGATCATTGGGCGCGCTATATGACGCACGATTTATCACAGGAAGGCATTATCCGGGCGCTTAAGGAAGGACCGTTCGGCCGCTGTGTCTATCGCTGCGATAACAATGTTGTTGACCATCAGGTCGTCAATATGGAATTTGCCACCGGCGCCAACGCTAACTTTATTATGTCGGGATTAACCAAGAGCGCTACCCGCCGTGTGCAGATTATGGGCACACAGGGAGAGATCATTGGTGACATGGATAAGGGCTCATTTATACTGTACCGCTATGCGACGGGCGAAGAGATTGAAATTAAATGCAGTGTGCAGGGAGACGGCCACGGCGGAGGCGATGAGCGCATGGTGGGCTCCTTCCTCAAAAATGTACATAAGTTCGACCGCAACCCGTCTCAAGGCCTCACATCGGCTACAGCTTCCTTGCAAAGCCATTTGATAGCGTTCGCTTCCGAACGATCTCGCTTGGAGCAAGGCAGAAGCATAAAGCTGACAGAGATGTATGAGAAGGAAGAAGCGGGAGTTTAA
- a CDS encoding response regulator yields the protein MYRLLIVDDLPIIVDGLLELFEKTEHLDLEVMKAYSGEEALAVLSHHRMDIVISDIKMSGIEGIELLQEIKSQWPKCKVILLTGYNDFHYAKNALTFGAFDYLLKVESDEKIIYTVERAIEEIEEEQDQAQMILRAQSKMRIAMPSLQKEYIWGLFQGKTMTGQQLRDAFAEMDIPLDASLPVYLLIGRIDAWKEMFTAPDKALLAYALQNIGDEYLSAHVRCFSVVFDMNKMAWIFQPKAGPELTTDTGTMEWTRAYRYVSGNLETIQATSKKLLSLSVSFLIGSEAVPWNRLSDRFHAMKYGLMQGHGLFHEVIMTDKDIQKSEEKEKANSYHDSFLHARVQLLMSCLENNHREQFNHLFVELTDIWNDPDTPYERKIELYHFLSAVFLAHLHKNKDMRDYMNTQINLDMLFRQEETASWTELIPYYWQVADCFFEWNAIRGTELPAEVVNKVHRYIEEHIAGDISLTALGDYVSLNPSYLSRLYKQITGIGLSKYVNDYRNVIAKDMLLNTSMKVNEIAAKLGYNSALAFIRFFKKQNDMTPQDFRTARTETMQQGQ from the coding sequence ATGTACAGGCTTTTAATCGTGGATGATCTGCCGATTATTGTAGATGGTCTTCTGGAGTTGTTCGAGAAGACGGAGCATTTGGACCTTGAAGTCATGAAGGCCTATTCCGGTGAAGAGGCGCTTGCGGTGCTGTCTCATCACCGGATGGATATTGTGATTTCGGACATTAAGATGTCCGGCATAGAGGGGATTGAGCTTCTGCAGGAAATCAAATCACAGTGGCCGAAGTGCAAAGTTATTTTATTGACAGGGTACAATGATTTTCACTATGCGAAGAACGCCCTTACGTTTGGCGCTTTTGATTATTTGCTGAAAGTGGAAAGCGACGAGAAGATCATTTATACCGTTGAACGGGCCATAGAGGAAATTGAAGAGGAACAGGATCAGGCGCAAATGATCTTGCGTGCCCAGTCCAAAATGAGAATAGCGATGCCTTCCTTGCAGAAGGAATATATTTGGGGCTTATTTCAAGGCAAGACGATGACGGGGCAGCAGCTTCGGGACGCTTTTGCGGAAATGGACATTCCGCTTGACGCATCGCTGCCTGTCTATTTACTGATTGGCCGGATCGATGCCTGGAAGGAAATGTTCACGGCGCCGGACAAGGCTTTGCTCGCTTACGCTCTTCAAAATATCGGCGATGAGTATTTATCCGCCCATGTGCGCTGCTTCTCCGTCGTATTTGATATGAACAAAATGGCATGGATCTTTCAGCCTAAAGCCGGCCCGGAGTTAACGACGGATACCGGTACTATGGAATGGACCAGGGCATACCGCTACGTGAGCGGCAATTTGGAGACGATACAAGCTACCAGCAAAAAGTTGCTGAGCCTCTCCGTATCTTTTCTTATTGGCAGCGAGGCTGTCCCGTGGAATCGGCTGTCGGATCGTTTTCATGCGATGAAATACGGTCTTATGCAAGGCCATGGCTTGTTCCATGAGGTCATCATGACAGATAAAGATATTCAGAAGTCCGAAGAAAAAGAGAAGGCGAACAGCTATCATGACAGCTTTTTACACGCTCGCGTACAGCTGCTGATGAGCTGTCTTGAAAATAATCACCGCGAGCAGTTTAATCATCTATTTGTTGAATTGACAGACATCTGGAACGATCCGGATACTCCTTATGAGCGCAAGATTGAGTTGTACCATTTCCTATCTGCGGTATTTCTGGCGCATTTGCACAAAAATAAAGATATGCGAGACTATATGAATACCCAGATTAATTTGGATATGCTGTTCCGCCAGGAGGAGACCGCTTCATGGACGGAGCTCATTCCATACTATTGGCAAGTTGCGGACTGCTTTTTTGAATGGAATGCGATTAGGGGAACAGAGCTGCCGGCGGAGGTCGTCAATAAGGTGCATCGGTATATAGAGGAGCATATTGCGGGTGATATTTCCCTAACCGCTCTTGGGGATTATGTCAGCTTGAATCCATCCTATCTATCAAGGCTTTACAAGCAGATAACAGGAATTGGACTCTCTAAATACGTAAATGATTACCGCAATGTCATTGCAAAGGACATGCTGCTCAATACATCCATGAAGGTCAATGAAATTGCGGCCAAGCTCGGCTACAATTCAGCGCTTGCCTTTATCCGCTTCTTTAAAAAGCAAAATGATATGACACCGCAGGATTTTCGGACGGCCCGCACCGAAACGATGCAGCAAGGTCAATAA
- a CDS encoding histidine kinase, whose product MKSIFFLQDSSIFKKIMAAFLAALLPLMAVTWLINEQGANHIRSEISDSILNTTRFYIDSLDKEADRISRYLPNYVMDRDLMEVAATGEQMNSYERSYKILDIQHRLDLMKNSSPFIREAKAYIPQIERTVLSNSFETKLNAEEYEAMQPDKKLYTEPFIYWQDRLFITMQYPAGKKDPLYVVGVELSTGKMKETLAQIGNSRGGQSVLFNLERGWEINSGSDLELHDLMKQLAFEKQAAKMDEGYDTIHYKNKRFLTVFKYSSLWNSYMITSIPEEMILGSLEVYKALFWWACVLAVFIFLFFTYFLIRLIYRPLIKLVRSFRRMQQNELEPILIDRRKDEFGYLYQAFNDTVKSLKTLIEENYEQQIRNQRSELKRLQSQINPHFLYNCFFVLCRLIKSDSQKEKAYQFCLYIGQYFQFITRQHDDDIPLEMELEHSRTYVEMQSICYGDRIQVLFEVEAQPIEVPRLILQPIIENAYKYALGNMRGMGELWVHSKLRNDALYIYVEDNGEFITDEEIEALDKRLRYSTNQIEETTGLLNVHRRIQLRYGEEYGITVSRSELGGLQAIIKLSMS is encoded by the coding sequence ATGAAAAGTATATTCTTTTTACAGGATTCCTCTATATTCAAAAAAATAATGGCTGCCTTTTTGGCGGCCTTACTTCCGCTTATGGCTGTTACCTGGTTGATTAATGAGCAAGGGGCTAATCATATCCGGAGTGAAATATCCGATTCGATATTGAATACGACGCGGTTTTATATAGACTCCCTTGATAAGGAAGCAGACCGGATTAGCCGATATTTGCCTAACTACGTCATGGACAGGGATTTAATGGAAGTGGCCGCGACAGGCGAGCAGATGAACTCCTATGAGCGGTCGTATAAAATATTGGATATTCAGCACCGCTTGGATTTAATGAAAAACTCCAGTCCGTTTATTCGTGAGGCGAAGGCGTACATTCCTCAAATCGAGCGTACTGTGCTGAGCAACAGCTTTGAAACCAAGCTGAATGCAGAAGAATATGAAGCGATGCAGCCAGACAAGAAGCTCTATACGGAGCCCTTTATTTATTGGCAGGATCGGCTGTTTATTACGATGCAATACCCTGCAGGCAAAAAGGACCCGCTCTATGTGGTAGGCGTAGAGCTCTCAACCGGCAAAATGAAAGAAACATTAGCGCAAATCGGCAATAGTAGGGGAGGCCAGAGCGTATTGTTTAATCTGGAGCGCGGCTGGGAAATCAATAGCGGCTCCGACCTTGAATTGCATGATCTGATGAAGCAGCTGGCTTTTGAAAAGCAGGCAGCAAAAATGGATGAAGGTTATGATACGATCCATTATAAAAATAAGCGATTTCTAACCGTATTCAAGTATTCCAGCCTCTGGAATTCATACATGATAACGAGCATACCGGAAGAGATGATTCTCGGTTCGCTCGAGGTATATAAAGCTTTGTTTTGGTGGGCTTGCGTGCTTGCTGTTTTTATTTTTTTATTCTTTACCTATTTTTTAATCCGGTTAATATACCGTCCGTTGATCAAACTGGTGCGTTCTTTCCGCCGCATGCAGCAAAACGAGCTGGAGCCGATCTTGATTGACCGCAGGAAGGATGAGTTCGGCTATTTATACCAGGCTTTTAACGATACCGTGAAATCTTTGAAAACACTGATTGAGGAAAATTATGAGCAGCAAATTCGCAATCAGCGTTCGGAGCTAAAAAGATTGCAATCGCAAATTAATCCTCATTTTTTATATAATTGCTTTTTCGTGCTTTGCCGTTTGATTAAATCCGATAGCCAGAAGGAAAAAGCCTACCAGTTCTGTTTATACATCGGGCAATATTTTCAGTTCATTACTCGCCAACATGATGACGACATCCCGCTGGAGATGGAGCTTGAGCATTCCCGCACTTATGTGGAGATGCAGTCGATCTGTTACGGGGATCGAATCCAAGTGCTGTTTGAAGTCGAAGCCCAGCCGATTGAAGTCCCCCGTTTGATTTTGCAGCCTATTATTGAAAATGCTTACAAGTACGCCCTCGGCAATATGCGTGGCATGGGCGAGCTATGGGTGCACAGCAAGCTGCGAAATGATGCTTTATACATTTATGTAGAAGATAACGGCGAGTTCATTACAGACGAGGAGATCGAAGCGCTTGACAAGAGGCTGCGTTATTCAACCAACCAGATTGAGGAGACAACCGGCCTGCTTAATGTTCATCGCAGAATTCAGCTCCGTTATGGAGAAGAGTATGGGATTACCGTATCACGCTCTGAGCTTGGCGGGCTTCAAGCTATTATTAAACTGAGCATGAGCTAA
- a CDS encoding carbohydrate ABC transporter permease: MVIKPSFGRRAFLVSNLIILAFISFLCLMPIIHILAISFSSGSAAAAGKVALWPVEFTTAAYDNVFGKPEYVRAFGISIQRVVVGTALSMLLTIVTAYPLSKDRHSFRLRTVYAWIFVFTILFNGGLIPTYLTIKSLGLIDSLGALVFPMAINVFNVILLLNFYRNLPRELEDASRIDGAGHFSTLWKIYVPLSLPALATTGLFTMVGHWNSWFDGMLYMNHPENYPLQTFLQTVIIKMDFRFLKSENVELMLQLSDRTSRAAQIFVAAFPILIVYPFLQRFFIKGIVMGSVKE; the protein is encoded by the coding sequence GTGGTCATTAAACCGTCATTCGGAAGAAGAGCTTTTCTAGTTAGCAATCTAATCATTCTTGCGTTTATATCTTTTTTATGCTTAATGCCGATTATTCATATTTTGGCGATATCCTTTAGCTCGGGTTCGGCGGCGGCAGCCGGGAAGGTTGCGCTGTGGCCTGTAGAGTTTACAACGGCGGCTTATGATAATGTGTTCGGCAAGCCTGAATATGTAAGAGCCTTTGGAATTTCTATTCAACGGGTTGTTGTAGGGACGGCATTAAGCATGCTGTTAACGATTGTTACGGCTTATCCTTTATCCAAGGACCGCCATTCGTTTCGTCTAAGAACCGTTTATGCCTGGATTTTCGTTTTTACTATTTTGTTCAATGGTGGGCTAATTCCTACCTATTTGACAATTAAAAGCCTGGGACTTATTGATTCACTCGGAGCGCTGGTGTTTCCTATGGCGATTAACGTGTTCAACGTCATCCTGCTTTTGAACTTTTACCGCAATTTGCCCAGGGAGCTTGAGGATGCTTCACGGATAGACGGAGCCGGGCATTTTTCAACACTTTGGAAAATATATGTTCCGCTATCGTTGCCCGCACTGGCGACAACGGGGCTTTTTACGATGGTAGGGCATTGGAATAGCTGGTTTGATGGCATGCTTTATATGAATCATCCGGAAAATTACCCGCTGCAAACTTTCTTGCAAACCGTTATTATTAAGATGGATTTCCGATTTCTTAAATCAGAAAATGTGGAACTCATGCTCCAGCTGTCTGACCGTACAAGCAGGGCGGCACAAATCTTTGTTGCGGCTTTCCCGATTCTTATTGTCTATCCATTCTTGCAGCGGTTTTTCATCAAAGGCATTGTAATGGGAAGTGTAAAAGAATAG
- a CDS encoding ABC transporter permease subunit, which yields MKSLTRVWKKEWPLHLMLLPGLAFIIIFSYIPMSGIMMAFQKYVPNKGLFGSPFIGWRNFQLLMDYPDIGRVFFNTVYIAVMKIVAGLFVPITIAILLNELRREWMKRTFQTLVYLPHFLSWVLLSGILVDILSPSSGILNQMLGWFGIKPIFFLGDNNWFPYVMVISDVWKEFGFGTIVYLAALTGINPTLYEAAEIDGAGRWKQTLHVTLPGMMPIIVLMLTLNIGNVLNAGFDQIFNLYSAPVYESADIIDTFVYRMGIQQAQFGFATAVGLLKSVVSFIFISVSYVLAYRLANYRIF from the coding sequence ATGAAGAGTCTGACGCGCGTGTGGAAGAAGGAATGGCCGCTTCATTTGATGCTGCTGCCGGGTTTGGCTTTTATTATTATTTTTAGTTACATTCCGATGTCAGGAATCATGATGGCTTTTCAAAAATATGTGCCGAATAAAGGGTTGTTCGGCTCCCCGTTTATCGGATGGAGGAACTTCCAGCTGTTAATGGATTATCCGGATATCGGCCGTGTCTTCTTTAACACGGTATATATTGCTGTAATGAAAATCGTTGCCGGTTTGTTCGTGCCGATCACCATTGCTATTTTGCTTAATGAATTGCGCAGAGAATGGATGAAAAGAACGTTCCAAACCCTGGTCTATCTGCCCCATTTCTTATCCTGGGTGCTGCTCAGCGGTATTTTGGTCGATATTTTGTCTCCTTCTTCCGGCATATTGAACCAGATGCTTGGATGGTTCGGTATTAAGCCGATTTTCTTTCTTGGCGACAATAACTGGTTCCCTTATGTTATGGTCATCTCCGATGTATGGAAGGAATTTGGATTTGGCACCATTGTTTATTTGGCGGCGCTGACAGGAATTAATCCTACGCTTTATGAAGCCGCTGAAATCGATGGTGCGGGCCGCTGGAAACAAACGCTTCACGTGACGCTGCCGGGCATGATGCCGATCATCGTTCTTATGCTGACGCTTAATATCGGCAATGTGCTGAATGCCGGATTTGATCAAATATTTAACCTGTATAGCGCCCCGGTTTATGAAAGTGCCGATATCATCGATACTTTCGTCTACCGCATGGGGATACAGCAAGCCCAGTTCGGATTTGCCACAGCTGTCGGCTTATTGAAATCCGTTGTATCCTTTATTTTCATTTCCGTATCCTACGTACTCGCCTACCGACTAGCGAATTACCGTATTTTCTAG
- a CDS encoding extracellular solute-binding protein, producing the protein MKSKKALVMISLTLALAITGCGFKTSSEPPPGNTKEPVETTSTGNGNDIIEVSTVSPSDPYLKFDEGEDFDKNSVYDAYEKDIGVKITNKWIADVSQFKERVKIAIASNDLPDFLLVNAAQLKELTEADMIMDLTEIYDQHATEETKKFLTMDGGMQMKTAMIEGKMMGIPSSYNPFNYQFLFVRTDWLKELGLPEPKTMDDFIKIAEAFKAKNPGGTKEAFGIAVSKNPFSTETGVTGLRAFLNGYHAYENIWIEDGNGGLMNSDIQPEMKQALAALQDMFKKGLIDPEFAVKDTEKAAELIYDGSIGMVFGASWTPAQLVQGAVKDAKVVQEWGVFPIPSIDNKPTLNQIGLGVDEYYVISKKAKHPEGVIGLLNQWIVVDNHPTEEQKVYTYGKDPVEKGNNYWLLNPLRVGKQFDNNGEILPKAIENKDESILETVDQKTRYARAMQYVEGDTSMWWEYVISGPNGAFSHIPEIQKNKQYLQNKFYGAPTPTMADRQEILTKKRDEIFIKIMMNQVSVDEFDKFVEEWKKLGGDEITKEVNEWYKSLQ; encoded by the coding sequence TTGAAGAGCAAAAAGGCACTTGTCATGATCTCCTTGACGCTTGCATTGGCGATTACAGGCTGCGGTTTCAAAACGTCGTCTGAGCCACCACCTGGAAATACCAAGGAACCGGTCGAAACAACAAGCACAGGAAACGGCAATGATATTATTGAGGTTTCAACGGTTTCGCCAAGCGATCCTTACTTGAAATTTGACGAAGGTGAAGACTTCGACAAAAACTCAGTTTATGACGCTTATGAAAAAGATATCGGTGTCAAAATTACAAACAAGTGGATTGCAGATGTAAGCCAATTTAAAGAGAGAGTAAAAATTGCTATCGCTTCCAACGATCTTCCGGATTTCTTGCTTGTAAACGCTGCACAGCTTAAAGAGCTTACTGAAGCGGATATGATTATGGATTTGACAGAGATTTATGATCAGCATGCTACGGAAGAGACGAAAAAGTTTCTGACCATGGACGGCGGCATGCAGATGAAAACAGCGATGATCGAAGGGAAAATGATGGGTATTCCAAGCTCATACAACCCGTTCAACTATCAATTCTTGTTCGTTCGTACCGACTGGCTGAAAGAACTTGGCTTGCCTGAACCTAAAACAATGGATGATTTCATTAAAATTGCCGAAGCGTTCAAAGCTAAGAATCCTGGCGGTACAAAAGAAGCTTTCGGTATTGCGGTCAGCAAGAACCCGTTTAGTACAGAGACAGGTGTTACCGGTCTGAGAGCGTTCTTGAACGGCTATCATGCTTATGAAAATATTTGGATTGAAGACGGGAACGGCGGTTTGATGAACAGTGATATTCAGCCTGAGATGAAGCAGGCTCTTGCAGCACTGCAAGACATGTTCAAAAAAGGGTTGATCGATCCTGAGTTTGCGGTTAAAGATACGGAAAAAGCTGCTGAGCTCATCTACGACGGCAGCATCGGCATGGTATTTGGCGCTTCCTGGACACCTGCGCAGCTTGTGCAGGGCGCTGTGAAAGACGCAAAGGTTGTCCAAGAATGGGGAGTATTCCCAATCCCTTCTATCGATAACAAGCCTACATTAAATCAAATCGGTCTTGGCGTTGACGAGTACTATGTAATCTCTAAAAAAGCCAAGCATCCGGAAGGCGTGATCGGTTTATTAAACCAATGGATCGTTGTTGACAATCATCCGACAGAAGAGCAGAAAGTATATACGTATGGCAAAGACCCTGTGGAAAAAGGCAACAACTACTGGCTCCTGAACCCTCTTCGTGTAGGCAAACAGTTTGACAATAACGGCGAAATCTTGCCTAAAGCTATTGAAAACAAGGACGAAAGCATCCTTGAGACAGTAGACCAAAAAACGCGTTATGCACGCGCCATGCAATACGTTGAAGGCGATACAAGCATGTGGTGGGAATATGTAATCTCCGGTCCGAATGGTGCCTTCTCACATATTCCAGAAATTCAAAAGAACAAGCAGTACCTGCAAAACAAATTCTACGGCGCGCCTACGCCGACGATGGCAGACCGTCAAGAAATTTTAACGAAGAAGCGTGATGAAATATTCATCAAAATCATGATGAACCAAGTATCCGTAGACGAATTCGATAAATTCGTTGAAGAGTGGAAGAAGCTTGGCGGCGACGAAATCACGAAAGAAGTTAACGAGTGGTATAAATCGCTTCAATAG
- a CDS encoding AraC family transcriptional regulator, whose protein sequence is MKLHIAYDHPIAINAFEWTPATYQQPPHVHASLEIGLCLTGKGRFFFGNKQYTANPGDLFLVNNEERHIAQSDPDDPSRYLFINFDPALLLAEEPGLLLPFSYRSNHFCNHIIGDSPLAKQLTPWVLAIAEELREKSPGYLVMAKSALIQLCGRLLRHYNGLLSDDERHHMVHSVLQVQSLAALVEHRYNEPVSLGELADELGLSVSRVSRAFLETTGYRFSEYVSLLRIQAAKRELAGTDKVVADIAFECGFQSLPTFYRVFKETVGMSPNRYRQSMGVME, encoded by the coding sequence ATGAAACTTCATATTGCTTATGATCATCCCATTGCCATCAATGCTTTCGAATGGACTCCTGCTACTTATCAGCAGCCGCCCCATGTGCACGCGAGTCTGGAGATCGGCCTTTGTTTAACAGGCAAAGGCCGCTTTTTCTTCGGAAATAAACAATATACAGCTAATCCCGGCGACTTGTTTCTGGTCAATAACGAGGAACGGCATATTGCCCAATCCGATCCCGATGACCCGAGCCGCTATCTTTTTATTAACTTTGATCCCGCGCTGCTGCTAGCTGAGGAGCCTGGGCTGCTGCTGCCATTCTCCTATCGCTCCAATCATTTTTGCAATCATATCATTGGCGATTCCCCCCTCGCCAAACAGCTCACTCCTTGGGTACTGGCTATAGCGGAAGAACTGCGAGAGAAGTCCCCGGGGTATTTGGTCATGGCCAAAAGCGCGCTCATTCAGCTGTGCGGCCGTCTTCTTCGACATTACAACGGTTTGCTATCCGATGATGAGCGTCATCATATGGTACATTCCGTTCTCCAGGTGCAATCGCTTGCCGCTTTGGTCGAGCATCGTTACAATGAGCCGGTTAGCTTAGGGGAATTGGCTGATGAACTTGGTTTAAGCGTCTCGCGCGTGAGCCGAGCGTTTCTGGAAACGACGGGTTACCGTTTCTCGGAATATGTCTCCTTACTTCGTATCCAGGCTGCCAAGCGGGAATTGGCAGGAACGGACAAAGTTGTTGCTGATATTGCATTCGAATGCGGCTTTCAAAGCTTGCCGACCTTTTACCGCGTCTTTAAAGAGACTGTCGGCATGTCTCCGAACCGTTATCGGCAATCGATGGGAGTTATGGAATGA
- a CDS encoding ADP-ribosylglycohydrolase family protein: MTKWIGLRELVREEVKQREEEGCNVEGMSERLEAAGTDEAKLMEVYQALMALDPTADFKYIEPSELEAIRAERPDGPRILSGNWDEFKWQDKFHGAWLGRSAGCALGKPLEAPAFMQGSGGRPGWHNIKLWFEGAGQWPIRHYTPGESTAEAEHGIEIARWSSLASCRENIRFMETDDDIRYTVLGLLMLEERGLDFNSWDVGKLWHRHLSFGQVFTAEAQSYLNFARVTSHISGDRPDDWEKHIHWGRSYLNPYREWIGAQIRVDGYAYGAAGQPQLAAELAWRDASFSHVKNGIYGAMFCSAMIAAAFVESDMKRIVEIGLSEIPKRSRLAEDIALAVNIAQETEDSLELVSKIWEAFKHYHPVHTNNNAALCAAALIHSGGDFEKGITTAVLGGWDTDCNGATVGSILGASLGAAALPEKWISPLNDTLYADVSGFHPIAISECAQRSYSVFRKLQH; this comes from the coding sequence ATGACGAAATGGATTGGACTGAGGGAATTAGTTCGGGAAGAAGTAAAACAGCGCGAAGAAGAAGGCTGTAATGTAGAAGGGATGTCCGAACGTTTGGAAGCCGCCGGCACAGACGAAGCAAAATTAATGGAAGTATACCAGGCTTTAATGGCACTTGATCCAACGGCGGATTTCAAGTATATCGAGCCGTCGGAATTGGAAGCCATTCGCGCCGAACGTCCGGATGGACCGAGAATCCTGTCCGGAAACTGGGATGAATTTAAATGGCAGGATAAATTTCATGGTGCTTGGCTCGGCCGTTCGGCTGGTTGTGCGCTCGGAAAACCTCTGGAGGCTCCTGCCTTCATGCAAGGCTCTGGCGGCAGACCCGGCTGGCACAATATAAAGTTGTGGTTCGAAGGCGCAGGTCAATGGCCGATTCGCCACTATACACCTGGCGAATCAACTGCGGAAGCCGAGCACGGTATCGAGATCGCAAGGTGGAGCAGCTTGGCGAGCTGCCGGGAGAATATTCGCTTTATGGAGACAGACGATGATATTCGTTATACCGTTCTTGGCCTGCTCATGCTTGAGGAGCGCGGGCTTGATTTCAACTCCTGGGATGTGGGCAAGCTGTGGCATCGTCATTTGTCATTCGGGCAGGTATTCACAGCTGAAGCGCAGTCCTATCTTAATTTCGCGCGTGTCACTTCACATATTAGCGGCGATCGGCCAGATGACTGGGAGAAACATATCCATTGGGGACGTTCTTATCTAAATCCCTATCGCGAATGGATCGGCGCCCAGATCCGTGTGGACGGCTATGCATACGGTGCTGCCGGTCAGCCCCAGCTTGCAGCTGAGCTTGCTTGGCGGGACGCTTCCTTCTCCCATGTGAAGAATGGTATTTACGGCGCCATGTTTTGCTCTGCTATGATTGCCGCCGCATTCGTTGAAAGTGATATGAAGCGAATTGTTGAGATCGGATTGAGTGAAATTCCGAAACGCAGCCGTCTTGCAGAAGATATCGCGTTAGCGGTCAACATTGCTCAGGAAACGGAAGATTCATTAGAATTGGTGAGTAAAATATGGGAAGCATTTAAGCACTATCACCCTGTTCATACCAATAATAATGCTGCATTATGCGCGGCTGCTCTCATTCATTCCGGAGGCGATTTTGAGAAAGGCATAACAACCGCCGTACTTGGTGGCTGGGACACCGATTGCAATGGCGCCACCGTCGGTTCCATTCTTGGCGCTTCACTTGGAGCAGCCGCGCTCCCTGAGAAATGGATCTCGCCGCTAAACGATACGTTGTATGCCGATGTCAGTGGCTTCCACCCCATTGCCATCTCCGAATGCGCACAAAGAAGCTATAGTGTCTTCCGAAAATTGCAGCATTAA